In one window of Campylobacter hepaticus DNA:
- the yedF gene encoding sulfurtransferase-like selenium metabolism protein YedF, giving the protein MNINYTLNLEGEPCPYPAIATLEALKQLKSKDILEALCDCPQSINSIPQDAKNYGFKVLKIDQDGPTLRFLIQKP; this is encoded by the coding sequence ATGAACATAAATTATACTTTAAATCTAGAAGGTGAACCTTGTCCATATCCTGCTATTGCAACGCTTGAAGCTTTAAAACAATTAAAAAGCAAAGATATTTTAGAAGCACTATGTGATTGTCCACAAAGCATTAATTCTATACCTCAAGATGCAAAAAACTATGGCTTTAAGGTTTTAAAAATTGATCAAGATGGTCCAACACTTAGATTTCTAATTCAAAAACCTTAA
- a CDS encoding formimidoylglutamase, with protein MWQGRNDGDEIIHQRLFKCLNKHSNNKLLGFCSSLGVQRNHGRIGSELAPKIIRNHMANFAIHDNFNFDDLGDIENFDTLETGDHLLYHRCLEILKNNHYGVILGGGHESSLGPIKALLDYKKSVGIINFDAHFDVRIQDLHTSGNSFYKAYEYAKENNYNFSYLCLGANKLSNTQALFQTMENMKANYVLDIEFEKSQELIEKFLKQHEFIYLSIDVDVFSQNIAPGVSAPALFGISLKEILPLLRLIFQSNKVFLADICEFNPRFDIDNHTAKLVAYLVYFLLSKGAI; from the coding sequence ATGTGGCAAGGAAGAAATGACGGTGATGAAATCATTCATCAAAGACTATTTAAATGTTTAAACAAACACTCAAATAACAAATTACTAGGATTTTGCTCATCTTTAGGAGTACAAAGAAATCATGGAAGAATAGGTAGCGAATTAGCTCCAAAAATCATAAGAAATCATATGGCTAATTTTGCTATACATGATAATTTCAATTTTGATGATTTAGGAGATATTGAGAATTTCGATACACTAGAAACAGGTGATCATTTACTCTATCACCGATGTTTAGAAATTTTAAAAAACAATCATTATGGAGTAATTTTAGGTGGCGGACATGAAAGCTCTTTAGGACCTATTAAAGCACTTTTAGATTATAAAAAAAGCGTGGGAATTATCAATTTTGATGCACATTTTGATGTAAGAATACAAGATTTACATACTTCTGGAAATTCTTTTTATAAAGCTTACGAATATGCTAAAGAAAATAATTATAATTTTTCTTATCTTTGTTTAGGTGCAAATAAATTATCTAACACTCAAGCTCTTTTTCAAACCATGGAAAATATGAAAGCAAATTATGTATTAGATATTGAATTTGAAAAATCTCAAGAATTGATTGAAAAATTCTTAAAACAACATGAATTTATTTATCTTAGTATAGATGTGGATGTATTTTCACAAAATATTGCACCTGGTGTAAGTGCTCCTGCGCTTTTTGGCATTAGTTTAAAAGAAATTTTACCCTTATTAAGACTGATTTTTCAAAGTAATAAAGTTTTTTTAGCAGATATTTGTGAATTTAATCCTCGATTTGATATAGATAATCATACAGCCAAACTCGTGGCTTATTTAGTATATTTTTTATTAAGCAAAGGAGCAATATGA
- the gltS gene encoding sodium/glutamate symporter, translated as MKFESLSVLTLSIGVLLFGMFLKKRFLILEKFCIPAPVIGGFLVSIILYFLTFIEIQVDFDTSLQTPLMVAFFTIIGLSGSFKLLKVGGKMLLIYLGCCWFMALMQNFIGISMMSLFDLNKLYGILCGAVSLEGGHGNAIAFGGMVEELGNLNNAKVLALAAATFGLIFGSLLGGPVARYLINRHHLKITTNQDIKDTDPLKHEIHIASYKDFLKSLFLILCLMCIGFYLSSYFTQLSGYSLPSYVGAMLIAIIVRNINDIFNFFNINQYTMDTISELSLGIFLTMAMMSLKINQLSAVATPLFITLLVQILALLFFAVFIVFRLCGKNYDSAIMCAGLMGHGLGATPNAVANMSAACARYGLVSKQAFLIVPLCGAVLIDIVAIPLNTYLINLFA; from the coding sequence ATGAAATTTGAAAGTTTAAGCGTGTTAACTCTTAGTATTGGAGTTTTATTATTTGGAATGTTTTTAAAAAAACGTTTTTTAATTTTAGAAAAATTTTGCATTCCAGCCCCTGTTATAGGAGGATTTTTAGTTAGTATAATACTCTATTTTTTAACTTTTATTGAAATTCAAGTTGATTTTGATACAAGTTTACAAACCCCATTAATGGTAGCATTTTTTACTATAATAGGTCTAAGTGGAAGTTTTAAACTCCTTAAAGTAGGTGGTAAAATGCTTTTAATTTATCTTGGGTGCTGTTGGTTTATGGCTTTAATGCAAAATTTTATCGGTATTTCTATGATGAGCTTATTTGATTTAAATAAATTATATGGAATTTTATGTGGTGCTGTTTCCCTAGAAGGAGGACATGGAAATGCCATAGCATTTGGTGGTATGGTTGAAGAATTAGGTAATTTAAATAATGCCAAAGTTTTAGCATTAGCTGCTGCAACTTTTGGATTAATTTTTGGTTCTTTATTAGGTGGACCCGTAGCAAGATATCTTATTAATAGACACCATTTAAAAATCACAACCAATCAAGATATTAAAGATACTGATCCTTTAAAACACGAAATTCATATTGCAAGTTATAAAGATTTCTTAAAATCTTTATTTTTAATATTGTGCCTTATGTGTATTGGATTTTACTTAAGCTCTTATTTTACACAACTTAGTGGATATTCTTTACCTAGCTATGTTGGAGCTATGTTAATTGCTATTATAGTAAGAAATATCAATGATATTTTCAATTTTTTTAATATCAATCAATATACTATGGATACTATTAGTGAATTAAGCCTTGGCATTTTTTTAACTATGGCTATGATGAGTTTAAAAATAAATCAATTAAGTGCTGTAGCTACCCCTCTTTTTATCACTCTATTGGTACAAATTTTAGCTTTATTATTTTTTGCAGTTTTCATAGTTTTTAGATTATGTGGAAAAAATTATGATAGCGCCATCATGTGTGCAGGACTTATGGGACATGGTTTAGGTGCCACTCCGAATGCAGTAGCAAATATGAGTGCAGCTTGTGCTAGATATGGTCTTGTTTCTAAACAAGCGTTTTTAATTGTACCTTTATGTGGTGCTGTTTTGATTGATATTGTAGCAATACCTTTAAATACTTATTTAATTAATCTTTTTGCATAA
- the putP gene encoding sodium/proline symporter PutP: METVQINTPITIMFVAYAALMLYIGFYFYRQNKNTEDYFLGGRSMGPVVSALSAGASDMSGWLLLGLPGALYVSGLVDSYIAIGLTIGASLNWIFVAKRLRIYTSVIANSLTIPDYFETRFDDDKHILRVVCAIVILIFFTFYVSSGLVSGAKLFESTFGIAYEYALTIGTLIIVAYTFLGGYKAVCWTDMIQGLLMMSALIIVPLVMLFHLGGFNEVIYTIKELKPQALSMKEGVGIISIISALAWGLGYFGQPHILVRFMSIRSTKDISSATFIGISWMIICLLSACSIGVLGIAYVHKFQLNLSDPEKIFIVMSQLLFNPWIAGVLLSAILAAIMSTASSQLLVSSSTIAEDFYKKIFKEDAPAQVVLNLGKIGVLIVAIIAFLISTDKNSSVLSIVSYAWAGFGASFGSVMLFSLFWSRMTRVGAILGIITGACMVVLWKNYLAQWFNLPIYEIVPGFIAASIVIIIASLLTNVRSGTKAAYERMLKEL, from the coding sequence ATGGAAACAGTTCAAATTAATACCCCAATAACAATAATGTTTGTAGCTTATGCTGCTTTAATGCTTTATATAGGTTTTTATTTTTATAGACAAAATAAAAATACAGAAGATTATTTTTTAGGTGGTCGTTCTATGGGACCTGTGGTTTCTGCATTAAGTGCAGGAGCTTCTGATATGAGTGGTTGGCTTTTACTAGGTTTGCCAGGAGCTTTATATGTTAGTGGTTTGGTTGATTCTTATATTGCTATTGGATTGACTATAGGAGCTAGTTTAAATTGGATTTTTGTAGCTAAAAGACTTCGAATTTATACTAGTGTTATTGCTAATTCTTTGACTATTCCTGATTATTTTGAGACAAGGTTTGATGATGATAAGCATATATTACGTGTAGTATGTGCTATAGTAATTTTAATTTTTTTTACTTTTTATGTATCTTCAGGGCTTGTAAGTGGAGCTAAACTTTTTGAGAGTACTTTTGGAATTGCTTATGAGTATGCATTAACTATAGGAACACTTATTATTGTAGCTTATACTTTTTTAGGTGGCTATAAAGCAGTTTGTTGGACAGATATGATTCAAGGGCTTTTAATGATGAGTGCTTTAATTATTGTACCTTTGGTAATGCTTTTTCATTTAGGAGGTTTTAATGAAGTTATATATACTATAAAAGAGCTTAAACCTCAAGCTTTATCTATGAAAGAAGGAGTAGGAATTATAAGTATTATTTCTGCACTTGCTTGGGGGCTTGGATATTTTGGACAACCTCATATTTTAGTTCGTTTTATGTCTATTCGTTCCACTAAAGATATTTCTAGTGCTACCTTTATAGGTATTTCTTGGATGATAATTTGTCTTTTAAGTGCTTGTTCCATAGGTGTTTTAGGTATTGCTTATGTGCATAAATTTCAATTAAATCTTAGTGATCCTGAAAAAATTTTTATTGTAATGTCTCAACTTTTATTTAACCCTTGGATAGCAGGGGTTTTACTTTCTGCTATTTTAGCTGCTATTATGAGTACAGCAAGCTCCCAGCTTTTAGTTTCAAGTTCTACTATAGCAGAAGATTTTTATAAAAAAATCTTTAAAGAAGATGCACCTGCGCAAGTTGTACTTAATTTGGGTAAAATTGGTGTTTTAATTGTGGCTATTATAGCATTTTTAATTTCTACAGATAAAAATTCAAGTGTTTTAAGCATAGTTTCTTATGCATGGGCAGGTTTTGGAGCAAGTTTTGGTTCTGTAATGCTTTTTTCTTTATTTTGGAGTAGAATGACTAGAGTAGGAGCAATTTTAGGAATAATAACAGGAGCTTGTATGGTGGTTCTTTGGAAAAATTATTTAGCACAATGGTTTAATCTTCCTATTTATGAAATAGTACCAGGATTTATAGCTGCTTCTATTGTTATAATTATTGCAAGTTTGCTTACTAATGTAAGATCAGGAACCAAAGCTGCTTATGAGAGAATGCTAAAAGAGCTTTAA